CAATGGTGGTCATGATCTCTACGATCTGTCCGCCCTGTTTGCGGTAAGCCTCGCACAGCGCGGCGCGCCGGCGCTCGCTCAAATCGATGGGGAAACAATCGCGGCTGACGGCCACGACGCCCAGGCGTACCTCAGGAATGTTAAACATGGTAGAACCCCCTTTAAATGATGTCTTTTTTATCCTAAGCGGAAAACTACTTCCGCTTGACCTGCCCATAATAGGCGTTTGCCCCGTGCTTGCGGTAATAATGCTTATCCAACAGCGCCTGGCTCATAGGCTGCAGGCCGCCGGTCAGCTGCTCGCTCACCCGGGCCATATCCGCCACGTATTCCATCACCGTGGCGTGATATACGGCCTCGGCCGGGTCCTTGCCCCAGGAGAAGGGGCCGTGGCTAAAGACCAACACCCCGGGATACTGGGAGGCGTCTTCACCCTTGAACCGCTCCACGATGACCAAACCGGTATTGGCCTCGTAATCGGTGGCGATCTCCGTCCCGGTCATGGGCCGGGTGCAGGGGATCTCCCCATGGCAGTAATCCGCCTGGGTGGTGCCGTAGCAGGGGATGCCCCGCCCGGCCTGCGCCCAGGCCGTAGCCATGCGGCTGTGGGTATGGGCCACGCCCCCAAGCGAAGGGAAGGCCCGGTAGAGCGCCAGATGGGTCTCCAGGTCGCTGGAAGGGTTCAGCTCCCCTTCCACCCGTTCTCCTTCAAGGGAGACCACCACCATATCCTCCGGGCGCATGGTCGCGTAATCCACCCCACTGGGCTTGATGACCACAAGGCCCTGTTCCCGGTCGATCCCGCTGACGTTGCCAAAGGTATAGATCACCAGGTTCTGGCGCACCAGCTCCAGGTTGGCTTCAAATACTTCCTCTTTTAAGGCGCGCAGGCTAGTCATGGCGGCGCACCTCCGCGCGCAGGGCCTTCATGCGCTTCATCACGTCGTTCTCCCCGCGGCCGAAGTAATCGTACAGCTTGCAGTAATCCGCGTAGATCTTCTTATAAACTTCCGCGTTTTCCGGGATGGGCTTATAGGGCTGGGGCTTGACCTTGGCCATCTTCTCGGCGGCCTCAAAGATGGTATCGTACCCGCCGGCCGCCTTGCCGGCCGCCACCGCGCCGAACATGGCGCTGCCCAGCGCCACCGCCTGGGGCGAATCGGAGATGTAGATCTCCATATTGGTCACATCCGCATAAATCTGCATCATCATCTGGTTCTTCTCGGCAATGCCGCCGCAGGCCACCAGGTGGTCGATGGGCACGCCCGAGCGGATGAACTCCTCGATGATGCGGTTGGCGCCGTAGGCCGTAGCCTCGATCAGCGCCCGGTAAACCTCCTCGGGCTTGGTCAGCAGCGTCATCCCCAGCATCATGCCGGTCAGGTCCACATCCACCAATACCGAGCGGTTGCCATTCCACCAATCCAGCGCCAGCAGGCCGCTCTCGCCCGGCTTTAAGGCGCTGGCCTTTTCGGTGAGCAGCTGATGGATGCCCATGCCGCGCTCTCTGGCTTCTTTTTCATAACTTTCGGGCACGCAGTTCTCCACGAACCACTCAAAGTGGTCGCCTACGCAGCTCTGGCCGGCCTCGTAGCCCATATAGCCGGGCTCTACGCCGTCCTCTACTACGCCGCACATGCCGGGCACCATTTTCTCCTCGTCCGCGATCAGGATATCGCAGGTGGAGGTACCCATGATCAGCAGCATGGCCCCGGGGGTGACCTCGCCCACCGCCGGCAGGCTCACATGCGCGTCCACATTGCCTACCGCCACGGCGGTATTGGTGGTCAGCCCGGTCTTTTGCGCCATCTCCTTTGTTAAATAGCCCGCCCGCGAGCCGATGGGATAGATATCCCGGCTGAGCTTTTCATCCACCACGTTCTCCATCCGCGGGTCCAATGCCTTAAAGAAATCGTTAGAAGGATACCCTTCCCGTTTGGACCAAATGGCCTTGTAGCCGGCGGTGCAGCTGTTGCGCTTTTCCTCTCCGCACAGCATCATGGTGGTCCAGTCCGCCAGTTCCATAATGCGGTCAGCTGCCTCATAAACTTCGGGCGCTTCGCGCAGGATCTGCATGATCTTGGGGAACACCCACTCCGAGGAGATCTTGCCGCCGTAGCGGCCAAGGAAGCTCTCCCCCCGCTCCCGGGCGATGGCGTTGAGCTTATCCGCATCGCTCTGGGCGGCATGGTGTTTCCACAGCTTTACATAGCTGTGGGGTTCCTCCTCCCACTGGGGCAGCATGCAAAGCGGGGTTCCGTTTTGATCCACCGGCAAAATGGTACAGCTGGTAAAATCCACTGCCATGCCGATCACATCCGCAGGCTCTACGCCGGATTCCTTCAAGACCTGCGGGATGGTCTGGTAAAACACTTCAAGATAATCCTGCGGGTGCTGCAGCGCCCAATCCGGCGGCAATACTTTGCCGCAGGGCAGCTTTTCATCCATCACACCGTGGGTGTATTCCTTTACGGCCTGGGCCACGATATTGCCCGTGCCTACCTCCACCAGTACCGAGCGGCCGGACTGCGTGCCAAAATCCACACCAAGCGTATACTTCATCTTTCAATACTCCCCTTTAACTTTGTCGTCGCCTATAGATGCACAGAAGTTGAAATTACCCCCATAAAAAGCGCGCGCGAAGCCCCCGCGTCCGGCACGCCTATTTTTATAAATTATATCATTTCGCCCGGTTCAAATGCAATCTATCCCGCTTTGTTGTACAAGATCGTCGTGCCTTTTTCCCCCATCTTTCGCCGGAATCATCCGCGAAAAATTTTTCCAGAAATAATCGACATTTTTTGCTTGACAAGCCCTACCCCGCTTGCTATAATATCGCATGTGGCACGGTTCGTGCCCGTCCCCCGTGCGGCTGCTGGTTCATCCCGGTCGCGCGGAATTATGCCTCCGTGGTCTAGAGGCCTAGGACGCCGCCCTCTCACGGCGGTAACAGGGGTTCGAATCCCCTCGGAGGTGCCAAGACAAGAAACCCGCTATTCTCAATGGATGGCGGGTTTTTCCTTTATTCATGCGGGTTTGCGGGTTTCCTCATTGTCCGACGTGTTGGGCAAATTGTGCATATCAAGGACAAAATTATGCTGTTTTGGGCGCTAATATCACACGAAATATCACACGGAGTTATGTACAAATTATGCTTAGTTCAATATATTATAACCGGCATGGGGTTATATTGGATATACGCACAATAAATTGTACACAACCCGCTTGACAATATATCATATATGGTATATTATGGCGGTAAGAGAATACACAAGAAGGGGGATAATCATGTTTGACACAAATCAAGTCTATGCTTACGGGTATATTGCTGGATTGATCGAGCGTGAGGCAGTATCGCACGGACAAACCATTGTTACCGCAAAACTATTTGAGGATGCTAGTATGCGGCCAAGCGTTGGGTTTGCGCAGATCAATAATGCCGCACGACGCAGCAAGTTATTGACCGATGATCTCGCTGCGCGAATAGCGGATATTGCTGCAACTATCGACGCACCTATAGATGATGACGCAGGTATGATGCCAAAGCCACTACCATTACCACTACAGGGGACTTGGCAACTTGGTTATTATCATGCCCTTGGCGGTAAAGAGCCTGCGTATGATCACAAAACAGGCATCCGCGCGATGCGCAAGGCCGCAGGGATGACGCAGGCACAACTAGCCGACAAGATGGGCTGCTCTCAAGAGCACATAAGCCGCTGGGAGACGGGGGCGGTTATCCCTGGTGCTGATACAATCAAGCAGATTGCTGATGCGTTAGGGTGCAGCATGGACGATCTGGTCTAGCAGGATTATTCTGTCGCCGGGAGTGCCCGGCGTGGGTTGAAATACATTGATCTAGTGGCTAACAAGAGGCCTCGGCTTATGCCGGGCCTCTTGTCTATCTTAATCTATACCAGTCAGTAAGTCATCGTATATAGATTCTGTTCCGCGGCCATCTACCGTGAGCGTCACCCGCTGCCCTACCTCATAGCCGGGCGCATAGTCCGCCACCCAGCCTGTGCCATCGTCAAGATTGATATATAGTGCTTGCTCGTCAACGTTGGTCACTGTGCCAGTGATGGTGTGCGTATCCTGTGCCGTGCAACCGGTGAGCGTTACGACCGCCAGTAAAGCAATTAATAACTTCTTCATGGTTTTCCTCCCTCGCGGAGTTATGCCGCCCCGCCCGGCTTTGGTTGTGTTACGCCTGCGCCAGCCTGTTGCTGTAGGCCACCTGCACACGCCATTTATTACGGTTTGCGCCCCAAAAAAACGGGCCTTTGGGATCTGACTCAATCTCGTATGCAAGATTACGTGCGCCATCAGGTGTAACAATTACAAGCTCGGCCATATTATTGTGGTACGTTTCCCATTCGTCCGGGATGGTTATCATTACCGGCTCGCTGATATCCTGCGCTACAGGATGGTAGATGGGGTATTTACGGCCTCGGACGTTGTAATTTGCGTACATTTTGATCTTCATGTTTTTCTCCTCCATTTTTAAGCTGCAATCGCTATTACTTGCGCGTCCTTAATGATGATCTCGCCGATGTCCTCGCCATATTCAAAATAATTGCCAGCCACAATTGCCACATGCTCTCCGTAATACTCATTTACATTCAAGCTATTAATATCGGTCGCGCATACGCCGTCTAGCTCTTCGTCGGTTTCTTCGCCGTCGATCCATACTTTAGATACATGATCCATTTCGCCAAGCTCAAAGGGCATTTCCTGGACGCGCACGCCTACTACTTCATAATCCCAGCTAGCTTCTTTTGCGATCTCCAGGGCCTTGTTAATCATTGCTTGTGTGAGCTTCATTTTTGCTTGCCGCCTTTCTTTTTTTCTGCGGCTCTGCTATAATAGCTTTGGCCGCGGTCTACGTGTGCTGCGCTCCGTGTTAGTTGGTAGCTGTCCGGAGCGCTTTTCCTTTTCCCTTTCGACATCTTTATGATACACTATTTTTTATATAATGTCAACTGTTTTTTATAAAATATTTTATATTTTTTAAATTTTTACGTTTACAAAATAAACAGAATAGTATATTATAATATTGGAGGTGTATAAAATGGATGTCAGGGAATATATAAGGCTTTGTTGTGTAAAGCGCGGCAATATCACAGAGGCGGAATTAGCGCGCAGAACAGGCCAGACCCCGCAAAATATGAATAATAAATACAAACGTAATACATTTAAAATATCCGAGCTGGAAAAGGTAGCAAATGCACTTAATGCAGACCTAAAAATTGTATTTGTTGATCGA
Above is a genomic segment from Luoshenia tenuis containing:
- a CDS encoding lipoprotein, with the protein product MKKLLIALLAVVTLTGCTAQDTHTITGTVTNVDEQALYINLDDGTGWVADYAPGYEVGQRVTLTVDGRGTESIYDDLLTGID
- a CDS encoding helix-turn-helix domain-containing protein; the protein is MFDTNQVYAYGYIAGLIEREAVSHGQTIVTAKLFEDASMRPSVGFAQINNAARRSKLLTDDLAARIADIAATIDAPIDDDAGMMPKPLPLPLQGTWQLGYYHALGGKEPAYDHKTGIRAMRKAAGMTQAQLADKMGCSQEHISRWETGAVIPGADTIKQIADALGCSMDDLV
- a CDS encoding L-ribulose-5-phosphate 4-epimerase, coding for MTSLRALKEEVFEANLELVRQNLVIYTFGNVSGIDREQGLVVIKPSGVDYATMRPEDMVVVSLEGERVEGELNPSSDLETHLALYRAFPSLGGVAHTHSRMATAWAQAGRGIPCYGTTQADYCHGEIPCTRPMTGTEIATDYEANTGLVIVERFKGEDASQYPGVLVFSHGPFSWGKDPAEAVYHATVMEYVADMARVSEQLTGGLQPMSQALLDKHYYRKHGANAYYGQVKRK
- the araB gene encoding ribulokinase, which gives rise to MKYTLGVDFGTQSGRSVLVEVGTGNIVAQAVKEYTHGVMDEKLPCGKVLPPDWALQHPQDYLEVFYQTIPQVLKESGVEPADVIGMAVDFTSCTILPVDQNGTPLCMLPQWEEEPHSYVKLWKHHAAQSDADKLNAIARERGESFLGRYGGKISSEWVFPKIMQILREAPEVYEAADRIMELADWTTMMLCGEEKRNSCTAGYKAIWSKREGYPSNDFFKALDPRMENVVDEKLSRDIYPIGSRAGYLTKEMAQKTGLTTNTAVAVGNVDAHVSLPAVGEVTPGAMLLIMGTSTCDILIADEEKMVPGMCGVVEDGVEPGYMGYEAGQSCVGDHFEWFVENCVPESYEKEARERGMGIHQLLTEKASALKPGESGLLALDWWNGNRSVLVDVDLTGMMLGMTLLTKPEEVYRALIEATAYGANRIIEEFIRSGVPIDHLVACGGIAEKNQMMMQIYADVTNMEIYISDSPQAVALGSAMFGAVAAGKAAGGYDTIFEAAEKMAKVKPQPYKPIPENAEVYKKIYADYCKLYDYFGRGENDVMKRMKALRAEVRRHD
- a CDS encoding helix-turn-helix domain-containing protein; the encoded protein is MDVREYIRLCCVKRGNITEAELARRTGQTPQNMNNKYKRNTFKISELEKVANALNADLKIVFVDRDTGEPIE